The proteins below come from a single Methanobacterium formicicum genomic window:
- a CDS encoding ABC transporter permease translates to MSFLTFILKNPFRNKTRSALAIVGIAIGIATIIALGIVTDGLKESTQNTLKSGGSDFTVTEANSPGLMSSKINSTRVDELKNLTGVEDAVGVLLVNRVVDGDLFSVMGIKKQSLKVGEINIIEGREFNENSNEIIIGKRASQSLNKTVGDTINLFNRDFKVVGVFETGSMWEDAGSFMSLSLLQELAEKPDEVSMIFVKIKPEANLEEVTSNVESEYPQELVTIKTIEDFNRVNKGLDTIDTASWAISLLAILIGGIGVVNTMVMSVYERTREIGVLKASGWKNRRIMAMIMGESVVLTLVSYVIGLVMGVGAVELILSSPAMGSFIQPVYSWELFLKALGIAFLVGLVGGLYPAFRASRLAPTEALRYE, encoded by the coding sequence ATGTCATTTCTAACCTTCATCCTCAAAAACCCCTTCCGTAACAAGACTCGTAGTGCCCTGGCCATAGTGGGGATCGCCATCGGCATTGCCACCATCATCGCCCTGGGCATAGTGACTGATGGTTTAAAAGAATCCACTCAAAATACTCTAAAATCAGGTGGATCGGATTTTACAGTCACCGAGGCCAATTCTCCAGGATTGATGTCCAGTAAGATCAACTCCACCCGGGTTGATGAACTGAAAAATCTCACCGGGGTGGAGGATGCCGTGGGGGTTCTCCTGGTTAACCGGGTGGTGGATGGAGATCTTTTTAGCGTGATGGGGATCAAGAAGCAGAGTTTGAAGGTGGGAGAGATCAACATTATTGAAGGTAGGGAGTTTAACGAAAACAGTAACGAGATCATAATTGGTAAAAGAGCATCCCAGAGTCTTAACAAGACTGTGGGTGATACAATTAATCTTTTCAACCGGGATTTCAAGGTGGTGGGTGTCTTTGAAACTGGTAGCATGTGGGAAGATGCCGGATCATTCATGTCCCTTTCACTACTCCAGGAACTGGCGGAAAAACCAGACGAAGTCTCCATGATCTTTGTGAAGATAAAACCCGAGGCCAATCTGGAAGAAGTCACCAGTAATGTGGAGAGTGAATACCCCCAGGAACTGGTAACCATCAAAACCATTGAAGACTTCAACCGGGTTAACAAGGGACTGGATACCATTGACACCGCATCCTGGGCCATATCCTTACTGGCAATTCTTATAGGTGGTATTGGTGTGGTTAACACTATGGTAATGTCCGTTTATGAAAGGACCCGGGAAATAGGAGTGTTGAAGGCATCTGGATGGAAGAACCGAAGGATAATGGCGATGATCATGGGAGAATCTGTGGTTTTAACCCTGGTATCCTATGTGATAGGCCTGGTTATGGGTGTGGGAGCTGTAGAACTCATTTTATCATCACCGGCAATGGGGAGTTTCATCCAGCCAGTTTACAGCTGGGAACTCTTCCTCAAAGCACTGGGAATTGCCTTCCTGGTGGGCTTGGTAGGTGGACTCTACCCGGCCTTCCGGGCATCCCGACTGGCTCCAACCGAGGCGTTGCGCTATGAATGA
- a CDS encoding carboxymuconolactone decarboxylase family protein: protein MKEDVFYGKGMAYVKRDYPDIFKAVVELNDAAYTGKVLDYRTQKLIALGITAAASDDRAMKKQMMSAMKEFDISRDEIVDVLRVVLLTSGNPPFTKAMKILYDITE, encoded by the coding sequence ATGAAAGAAGATGTTTTTTATGGTAAAGGGATGGCTTATGTTAAAAGGGATTATCCTGACATATTTAAAGCAGTGGTTGAGCTTAACGATGCAGCTTACACGGGGAAAGTCTTAGATTACCGCACACAGAAGTTAATTGCCCTGGGAATAACTGCTGCCGCCTCTGATGATCGGGCCATGAAGAAGCAGATGATGAGCGCCATGAAAGAATTTGACATCAGCCGGGACGAGATTGTGGATGTCCTGAGGGTGGTTCTCCTAACTTCCGGCAACCCTCCATTCACCAAGGCCATGAAGATACTCTACGACATCACAGAGTAA
- a CDS encoding histidine kinase N-terminal 7TM domain-containing protein — MSAQHSIFGIILIISAVILLYLSFYSLKRRSSNLYFYFTLLTLSVFFWCLGSALEFFSVDIWAKIFWIKVSYIGVATAAPLWFMVILEYAQYGKYLKPAYIGTLMVLPLVIILLAFTNDWHGLIWPTITPVFSTNGLLLIYAHGLGYWVNIAYSFILIIMGLLVLLKLLMKSSRMYHTQILILMLSGVIPLFFSALYNTDVLGIPGLDITPFGLTISGLLLAISIFKFSLLGIRPIAYETLFDTIKSAFMVFDTQDTLVDVNPAAQMIGITEGDVGKHVTELGGKLPELEKSYQNTEEETTLYLGDPVNLWVRMQNTLLYDQNEYKGRLLTIQDISKLKRVEKDFTESEERYKNLAELSPDAILVVVGEKIVFANRASATLFGAEDPQDLLDQSFLSFHHSDSLETSMKRLNQVIIEKKSLDFIEEKIISLDGTVKDIEIGDAPITYNGQGAVQIVARDISQRKKLEADLKNSLKEKDLMMKEIHHRVKNNLMVIQSLLNLQSRYIKDTEARDIFKDSQNRAKSMAMIHERLYQSSDLKRIEFSDYINTLTTNLFYSYAVDPQRVKMTVNVEEVMLDVNTAIPLGLILTELVSNCFKYAFPHDAAGEVKVDFHSFTDEGAKKFRLTVSDNGVGLPADFDPKKSDSLGLMLIYSLSGQIGAEIKLDTTQGTEFEITFEEKLDHSP, encoded by the coding sequence ATGAGTGCTCAACATTCTATATTCGGCATAATATTAATTATAAGTGCCGTAATATTACTTTATTTATCATTTTACAGCTTAAAAAGGCGTTCTTCTAATTTATATTTTTATTTCACTCTGTTAACCCTGTCGGTGTTTTTCTGGTGTTTGGGTTCTGCTCTGGAGTTTTTTAGCGTGGATATATGGGCTAAAATATTCTGGATTAAGGTTAGTTACATTGGGGTGGCTACCGCTGCACCGTTATGGTTTATGGTAATCCTGGAATATGCTCAATATGGGAAATACCTTAAACCCGCTTATATTGGGACTTTAATGGTTCTACCTTTAGTTATAATTTTACTGGCATTCACCAATGATTGGCATGGACTTATCTGGCCCACCATCACTCCGGTTTTCAGTACGAATGGATTACTCTTGATATATGCCCACGGGTTAGGATACTGGGTAAACATCGCTTACAGTTTCATCCTCATAATCATGGGACTGTTAGTGCTGTTGAAACTGTTGATGAAGTCTTCCCGCATGTACCATACTCAGATTCTGATTTTAATGTTGAGTGGAGTAATTCCCCTATTTTTCAGTGCCCTCTATAACACTGACGTACTGGGTATCCCTGGACTGGATATAACTCCCTTTGGACTGACCATTTCCGGATTACTCCTTGCTATTTCTATTTTTAAATTTTCTCTGTTGGGTATACGGCCCATTGCCTATGAAACACTCTTTGACACCATAAAAAGTGCTTTCATGGTTTTTGACACCCAGGATACCCTGGTGGATGTTAACCCGGCTGCCCAGATGATAGGCATAACTGAAGGTGATGTGGGTAAACACGTTACTGAATTAGGGGGTAAGTTACCGGAACTGGAGAAATCCTACCAAAATACTGAGGAAGAAACAACTCTCTACCTTGGTGACCCGGTAAACTTATGGGTTAGAATGCAGAACACCCTGCTCTACGACCAGAATGAATATAAAGGACGTTTACTGACAATTCAGGATATAAGCAAACTCAAACGGGTGGAAAAAGATTTCACCGAAAGTGAAGAACGTTACAAAAATTTAGCTGAACTTTCTCCTGATGCCATTCTGGTGGTGGTAGGGGAGAAAATAGTATTTGCCAACCGGGCTTCCGCCACCCTATTTGGAGCTGAAGATCCTCAGGATCTTCTGGATCAAAGTTTTTTAAGTTTCCACCATTCTGATTCATTGGAAACATCTATGAAACGTTTAAATCAAGTTATAATCGAAAAAAAATCCTTAGATTTTATTGAAGAAAAGATAATATCTCTTGATGGGACAGTCAAGGACATTGAAATAGGGGATGCTCCTATAACTTACAATGGACAGGGAGCGGTTCAGATCGTGGCCCGGGATATCAGTCAGCGGAAGAAACTGGAGGCTGATCTGAAAAATTCCCTTAAGGAAAAGGATCTGATGATGAAGGAGATCCATCACCGGGTTAAAAATAATTTGATGGTAATTCAGAGTCTTCTTAACCTGCAATCCAGGTATATTAAGGACACCGAAGCTCGGGATATCTTTAAAGATAGTCAGAACAGGGCCAAGTCCATGGCCATGATCCATGAACGTCTCTACCAGTCCAGTGATTTAAAAAGAATAGAATTCAGTGATTACATTAACACTCTAACCACTAACCTGTTTTACAGCTATGCCGTGGACCCTCAACGGGTGAAAATGACGGTGAATGTAGAGGAGGTCATGCTGGACGTTAACACTGCCATTCCCTTGGGGCTCATTTTAACTGAACTGGTCTCCAACTGCTTCAAGTACGCCTTTCCCCATGATGCTGCTGGTGAAGTAAAGGTTGATTTCCATTCCTTTACAGATGAGGGTGCCAAGAAATTCAGATTAACAGTCAGTGATAATGGGGTGGGCTTACCTGCGGATTTTGACCCTAAAAAATCTGATTCACTGGGATTAATGCTTATTTACAGCTTATCAGGCCAGATTGGGGCAGAAATCAAACTGGACACCACTCAAGGGACTGAATTTGAAATAACCTTCGAAGAAAAGTTGGATCATTCTCCATAA
- a CDS encoding MarR family winged helix-turn-helix transcriptional regulator has protein sequence MSLNIPFRGIVSIVTRNHYIFMNHELKHLELTEGQVPCLMVLSKKGGITQDDLSRMFHIDKGTIARAIKKLEEKGMVNKVQDPVNRRRYLLSLTPRGEQVVPVILQAEKKWEDLIFQGFSDEERSLIQEGMRRLAENSLENCNKRLKDK, from the coding sequence ATGTCACTGAACATCCCCTTCCGGGGAATTGTATCCATAGTAACCCGTAATCACTATATTTTCATGAACCATGAGCTTAAACACCTGGAACTTACGGAAGGACAGGTTCCCTGCCTCATGGTCCTATCCAAAAAAGGGGGAATCACCCAGGACGACTTGTCCAGAATGTTCCACATTGATAAGGGAACCATTGCCCGGGCCATAAAAAAATTAGAGGAAAAGGGCATGGTAAACAAAGTTCAGGACCCGGTCAACCGGCGAAGATACCTCCTCTCCCTAACTCCCAGAGGGGAACAGGTGGTCCCGGTAATTCTCCAGGCCGAGAAAAAATGGGAAGACCTCATCTTCCAAGGTTTTTCTGATGAAGAACGCTCTTTAATACAGGAAGGAATGAGAAGGCTGGCTGAGAACAGCCTTGAAAATTGTAATAAACGTTTAAAGGACAAATAA
- a CDS encoding MATE family efflux transporter: protein MKSNSSSPSPPGSDKNESSGDSGEKTEGVTLITGDPKKAIIKLSGPLIVAMILMSAYNLVDAIWVSGLGGNALAAVGFVTPLFMILVGLSNGIGAGATSAISRCIGARNQEGVNNTAMHTLVITIIISLILTVLLEIFLNPVLSVLGAGETIGLAVSYGQVTFAGTILMLFTGAAYGILRSEGDTKRTMYAMIISAVVNMVLDPILIYLVGWGVAGAAWATVISQALVTVVILYWFLKKKDTYVDLSWKYFKPDLKVTKSILGVGLPASAEFMVMSAVTAILNIILVQVAGTDAVAVYSAGWRVVMMAIIPMAAVGTAVVTVSGVAYGARKYKNLRIAHSYSIKVGLAVAAITGVLTFIFAPYIAQIFAYSPETAYLAPTIAAFLQVMCVFYLFVPPGIMSSSIFQGVGKGITSLILTVLRQLLFVAIFAYLLAINFNLGQQGVWWGIVAGDIAGGIVAYIWARLYISRIQRQV, encoded by the coding sequence ATGAAAAGTAACAGTTCATCACCATCACCCCCTGGATCCGATAAGAATGAGTCCAGTGGGGATTCAGGAGAAAAAACAGAAGGTGTCACCCTCATAACTGGTGACCCTAAAAAAGCCATAATAAAATTATCCGGCCCACTCATTGTGGCCATGATACTGATGTCGGCCTACAACCTGGTGGATGCCATCTGGGTGTCCGGGTTGGGTGGAAATGCCCTGGCCGCAGTGGGTTTTGTAACACCCCTCTTCATGATACTGGTTGGTTTATCTAACGGTATAGGTGCCGGTGCAACCTCAGCCATTTCCCGGTGCATAGGGGCCCGAAACCAGGAAGGGGTGAACAACACCGCCATGCACACCCTGGTCATCACCATCATCATCTCCCTGATCCTGACGGTACTACTGGAGATATTCTTAAACCCGGTCCTCTCAGTACTGGGAGCAGGAGAAACCATTGGCCTGGCAGTATCTTACGGTCAGGTCACCTTTGCCGGAACCATACTCATGCTCTTTACCGGTGCCGCCTACGGAATACTGCGTTCGGAAGGGGATACCAAAAGAACCATGTACGCTATGATCATATCCGCAGTGGTGAACATGGTCCTGGACCCCATACTCATCTACCTGGTAGGATGGGGTGTTGCTGGAGCAGCATGGGCTACTGTAATCTCCCAGGCTCTGGTGACCGTGGTTATACTCTACTGGTTCCTCAAAAAGAAGGACACCTACGTGGATCTATCATGGAAGTACTTCAAACCTGACTTAAAAGTAACCAAATCCATCCTGGGAGTGGGATTACCCGCCAGTGCCGAGTTCATGGTGATGTCGGCAGTAACCGCTATCCTGAATATAATACTAGTCCAGGTTGCCGGAACTGATGCTGTGGCGGTGTACTCTGCTGGCTGGAGGGTGGTAATGATGGCCATAATACCCATGGCTGCCGTGGGAACCGCAGTGGTCACGGTGAGCGGTGTGGCCTACGGAGCCCGCAAATATAAAAACCTGCGCATAGCCCACAGCTACTCCATAAAGGTGGGGCTGGCCGTAGCCGCCATTACCGGTGTGCTAACCTTCATATTCGCACCCTACATTGCCCAGATATTTGCTTATTCACCCGAAACTGCTTATCTAGCACCCACCATAGCTGCCTTCCTGCAGGTGATGTGTGTCTTTTACCTCTTTGTACCCCCAGGAATCATGTCCAGTTCCATATTCCAGGGAGTGGGAAAGGGAATAACCTCCCTCATCCTGACTGTACTCCGACAGCTTCTCTTTGTAGCTATATTTGCTTACCTCCTGGCCATAAACTTCAACTTAGGTCAGCAGGGAGTATGGTGGGGTATAGTTGCCGGAGATATTGCCGGAGGTATAGTGGCCTACATATGGGCACGTCTGTACATAAGCCGGATTCAACGGCAGGTTTAA